The following are encoded in a window of Clostridia bacterium genomic DNA:
- a CDS encoding tyrosine-type recombinase/integrase yields the protein MKVKEFGDKWRIDYWDYTTTPRTKRGKKWSKKYVPTKREAQKRADEFMEQVNERNNSPKFCSTDGDTFASLVKLYRDKVLPHLKNSTRLHYEFFLETYLIPEFGATRITKIRRIKVQDFINARKKLAPKTVKNLHACFRAILNEGKRWSLLGDNPAVGVRLPRISRNKQQRTMLAPAEIRSLIEALPWPTNALVTLMVNGSLRFGEVAALRWKRILKDRIEIRERVYEGEFDDTKTESGDRDVPLNGAMKKWFETAWKLTKRRKPDDLVFCARNGSPISRRNMLNRQLKPTLRELNLPRCTFHNLRHLHSSLSMRTGASPEVTRDNMGHSEVDVTQNIYTGSWWEQRAAAVEGIEALIWGSTDTAVAQKSSKTSNSNEQ from the coding sequence GTGAAAGTTAAAGAATTCGGGGATAAGTGGCGCATCGACTATTGGGATTACACCACCACTCCGCGCACCAAACGCGGGAAGAAGTGGTCGAAGAAGTACGTGCCCACCAAGCGCGAGGCCCAAAAACGTGCCGATGAATTCATGGAGCAGGTTAACGAACGCAACAATTCACCGAAGTTCTGTTCTACGGATGGGGATACGTTCGCATCGTTGGTGAAGCTGTACAGGGACAAGGTGCTGCCCCATCTGAAGAACTCCACGCGCTTGCACTACGAGTTCTTTCTGGAAACGTACCTCATTCCAGAATTCGGTGCCACACGCATTACCAAAATCCGGCGCATCAAGGTTCAGGATTTCATCAACGCGAGGAAGAAGCTGGCACCCAAGACGGTCAAGAACCTCCACGCTTGTTTCCGCGCCATTCTCAACGAAGGCAAACGCTGGAGCTTGCTGGGGGACAACCCCGCCGTCGGGGTTCGCCTACCCCGCATATCGCGCAATAAGCAGCAGCGCACGATGCTTGCGCCAGCCGAAATTCGCAGTTTGATTGAAGCCTTGCCGTGGCCAACAAATGCTCTCGTCACCCTCATGGTGAACGGCTCACTTCGCTTCGGTGAAGTTGCAGCACTGCGCTGGAAAAGGATTTTGAAAGACCGCATCGAAATTCGGGAACGTGTCTATGAAGGCGAGTTTGATGATACGAAAACCGAATCGGGTGACCGCGATGTGCCATTGAATGGCGCTATGAAGAAGTGGTTCGAAACAGCCTGGAAGCTCACAAAACGGCGCAAACCGGATGACCTCGTGTTCTGTGCCCGTAATGGCTCGCCCATTAGCAGGCGCAACATGCTCAATCGCCAACTCAAGCCAACGCTCAGGGAGTTGAACTTGCCCCGTTGCACGTTCCACAACCTTCGGCACCTGCATTCGAGCCTTTCGATGCGTACAGGTGCAAGCCCAGAAGTGACCCGCGACAACATGGGGCATTCCGAAGTGGATGTAACGCAGAACATCTACACGGGTTCGTGGTGGGAACAGAGGGCAGCAGCAGTAGAAGGAATCGAGGCGTTGATTTGGGGTAGCACCGATACGGCGGTAGCTCAGAAGAGTTCGAAAACCAGCAATTCAAACGAGCAATAA
- a CDS encoding GIY-YIG nuclease family protein: protein MPEPGFIYVLINASMPNLLKVGRTTRPPEERVRELNVTAVPTPFILAYKAFVRDSARAEQFVHTYLGTKGYRVSQQREFFNAPMDMVVDAIREAQRQHNCALDQDGRVYESVEKTGFECTEGDEPWAAVLRQADNFLYGFNGEVEDRKHAYELFVQAARLGAPEAYVELAQLHRNGYKGSESTTGAIQWLRKGADAGNRWCWVELADIYLSKSPGHIENARKCFRRFFAKADISTIDDSQERTFFFQLKEYCRLANPGDFDFAEDSTAIQEAAEALLQRIAQQTEPAETESKAGAVMQLLDSFKRRTTQVVCASRTSISLQIPSENNSRHQNNGEKGFWKSLFGVKF, encoded by the coding sequence ATGCCAGAACCGGGCTTTATATACGTATTGATTAACGCATCTATGCCGAATCTGCTAAAAGTAGGCAGGACAACCCGACCACCGGAAGAACGAGTACGCGAGTTGAATGTGACAGCGGTTCCTACTCCTTTCATCTTGGCGTACAAGGCTTTCGTAAGAGATTCTGCCCGAGCCGAGCAGTTTGTTCACACATATCTTGGAACGAAGGGCTATCGAGTGTCGCAGCAGCGGGAGTTTTTTAATGCGCCAATGGACATGGTCGTAGACGCAATTCGGGAAGCCCAACGACAGCACAACTGTGCTCTTGACCAAGACGGACGCGTTTACGAATCGGTTGAAAAGACGGGGTTTGAGTGTACTGAGGGAGACGAGCCGTGGGCGGCTGTTCTACGACAAGCCGACAATTTTCTATACGGATTCAATGGAGAGGTTGAGGACCGTAAGCACGCCTATGAATTATTCGTTCAAGCGGCAAGATTAGGAGCGCCAGAAGCCTATGTCGAGCTAGCTCAATTGCATAGAAATGGATATAAGGGCAGCGAGAGCACAACCGGAGCTATCCAATGGCTTCGTAAGGGAGCTGATGCTGGCAACCGGTGGTGCTGGGTAGAACTCGCAGACATATATCTCTCCAAATCACCAGGCCACATTGAAAATGCTCGTAAGTGCTTCAGACGATTCTTTGCAAAGGCTGATATCTCGACCATCGATGATAGCCAAGAACGAACATTCTTTTTCCAGCTGAAAGAGTACTGCCGTCTTGCCAATCCCGGAGACTTCGATTTTGCGGAGGATTCGACAGCAATTCAGGAAGCAGCTGAGGCGCTTCTACAACGAATCGCACAACAGACGGAGCCAGCCGAAACGGAATCTAAAGCTGGCGCGGTCATGCAACTGCTAGATTCCTTTAAGCGGCGAACCACGCAGGTGGTCTGTGCCTCGAGAACATCAATATCGCTGCAAATACCCTCAGAGAACAATTCAAGACACCAAAACAACGGAGAAAAAGGCTTCTGGAAATCCCTATTCGGGGTCAAATTCTAA